The proteins below come from a single Thermodesulfobacteriota bacterium genomic window:
- a CDS encoding DnaJ family domain-containing protein — protein MLEAFRIVAERKITEAMERGELVVEGWKNRPLVFEDDSHIPPELRMAFKILKNADCLPPEVELRRDIARLEELIATTEDEHTRLRQMKKLGLLTLKLNLARKRPVELEKQEHYYPKVVERLSVAVKTQSAAGGRKEVP, from the coding sequence ATGCTGGAGGCCTTTCGCATCGTTGCCGAGCGCAAGATCACCGAGGCCATGGAGCGGGGGGAGCTGGTGGTGGAAGGCTGGAAAAACCGGCCTCTGGTCTTCGAGGACGACAGCCACATCCCGCCTGAGCTGCGGATGGCCTTCAAGATCCTCAAGAACGCCGACTGCCTGCCACCCGAGGTGGAGCTGCGGCGGGACATCGCCCGCCTCGAAGAGCTCATCGCCACCACCGAAGACGAGCACACCCGCCTCCGGCAGATGAAAAAGCTCGGCCTTCTCACCCTCAAGCTGAACCTGGCCCGGAAGCGGCCGGTGGAGCTGGAAAAGCAGGAGCACTACTATCCCAAGGTGGTGGAGCGGCTGAGCGTGGCCGTGAAGACGCAGTCTGCCGCCGGCGGCAGGAAGGAGGTGCCATGA